The DNA region CGTGAAAGCGAACAAAAAGAAGGAGGTCATATTGCGAGAGCAAACGCAATTAATCTCTTATACAAAATcgataagattaaaaaataaaattactaacatatataatattattaaataatatagataaaagaacatatttttctagaaatggtttcttgttttaaacagaaaatcgtgtaaaaatattcttaaatcttattctaaataaaataacataaaatccgTGTTGATTATATGTCTAAAATAGAGaaaacatatatataattttgtaactattttgttttgtatacaatttaatggtaggtttgttttcatttttgctaaagtaaatattttacaaaaattcattgttacactacacattttatcatttatacatctatattgatattttttgtgagCAATTTATTGACttctttacttaaatttttgctaaaggaaattattttttcaaattggttaattttatgttaacctattttattttgtacacaATTCGTTGGCTGGTTTGCTTACATTTTTACTgaaggaaatatttaaaaaaatatattacgttccatattttatcataattcgtaaaatattttttatacaaaaattttcattttgttaacttgaattattgaaattattcttttatgtactcaaaatagagaaaaattatttaattttagtacaaaattatgtatattttacatacataattCTCATATTAAAATGACCGTCAACactttgaattttatcattatactcttcattttgttaacaaaaattcacatttttcatAACATAACATTCACCTGCTTTGTAGGTTGTGtttgtcaaattataaaataagaattttattttttctaaaggaaattttaaatgcttaaatttcttatttgaaTAAGTAAGTGCTTCTTGAAGTCGGATGAGTAGGCAAATTCTTACTGTGCTATCTGCTGTTACTAACTATTTGTAGAATAATGGTTAATCATAGTTTTGGTTATGTAGAACGTAAATCACTCTTAAAAACAAGGAAAATTcgtaaaatactaataaattttcttacctTCTTCCGCCATGTTGTTGCCAGTTTTGGATCAGTGAAGAACGGATAACTGCACATTCACTATATTCCAGTATAAAACTCGtagaattatttgttttagttgAATCTCGTTTGAATGTTTTGTACGTGTGCCTatcaaattagttaaaatagcAAAATAATCTGAAAACCACCATTACTATTTGGATAATCGTAGCACATTTTTCTGCGCATGCGAGCATTCAACTGATACGAACTCTTTCTGTTTGTTGTGATTTCACAGCCTACTTTGATTCACGTAAATGCACATCCCAATAGcgacctaacctaacctataattttaaggaattACTTTTGGAGGgatattcaaataaacaaacaatattttgtttattaccaCTGTTGAACACCgacactaatatatttattttgaaattttatagccTTCACAATGGAACAGGACATCCCCGACTACGACATGGATTCGGAAGACGAGCGGTGGCTGCAGTCGCAAACGCAGCGACTGGATCTATCGGCGCTAAAATTCGAAGAGATGATGGATAGGCTGGAAAAGAGCAGTGGCCAAACGGTGGTTACGCTCAATGAGGCCAAAGCACTCTTGAAGGAGGATGACGATCTCATTATTGCAGTATTCGATTATTGGTTGAACAAACGCTTGAAAACGGTGAGAAACCAACGCATTTGGTTTTGTAGTAATGTAAATTTgctcaaattgtttaattttgaaaaatacttaTAGTCACAATTGTAATATGATTCTGTACAATTTGTAGAGACTTTTAGCACAagaatctttttaaatttaaacttatttaaattttatgaacattCTTATTGGAAACTACTGAATTGCTGAATATAATACCTGATTAactacaaacaataaaatataacgatTTCCAGCAACATCCCTTAATACTAACGGTAAAAACTGAACACCGCGCTGGTACAGCGGCAAACAACCCGTACCTTGCGTTCCGACGACGCACCGAGAAAATGCAGACGCGCAAGAACCGCAAGAACGACGAAGCGTCTTACGAAAAGATGTTGAAGTTACGACGCGATCTTTATCGGGCCGTTACGCTTCTGGAGTTGGTGAAGAGACGCGAAAAGATCAAGCGCGAATACGTTCATCTCACGGTCGAGGTATTCGAAAAAAGATATCAAGCCAAGGACTTCAACGGGGCCATCATGGCCGAGGCGTCCGCCATCAAATCGTCGAGACCCGCTTTCACACCTATTTTCCACAACCACTACACGAACCAAGCCAGTTGGTCGACCAAGGCAGTACTCAAGGATGAAGTACGTTTGTTTCTAGCAATTGTTGCTGATTCAACATTACTGTGTGTTTTTTAAAAGGTGATCCCTCGGAGAGAGAAACGACCGTACAAGAAACGGACGAAACACAAGTCGCTGTCCCAGCAAATGGGCGGCACGATGGGAGCGGGAGCAATAGACGCGGTGAACGCCATGTCGTCGGACGAGGACGCCCTCATGTCGCAGTTGTCGCCCGAGAACGAGGAAACCGAGGAGGATGGTCCATACGTTTTCAAAAGGAACAAGTTGTGTTCCTATCACATGGTAATATTCTTTGTTTGCACACATTTGTAACCCCATCATTTTTCAGATTCACTTCgtagaataagaaaaaattttaatggcttGCATATGTAGTCATTTGTTATCAAGATTTTCATTGACGTGCTTGTTGACTATTGTTGATATTAGTTTCAAGATTTTTGCTGAGTAAATTAGATGCTGAATTATGTGGTGAGTCATGTAAATTATCTACAATAAGAAATTGATAtgaccaattatattttaaatgaggcgacattttttccaattctacTTGGACAGGAACGGGTTGAATGAATCTGGACCATTTAAGGgtgatattttatcaattataatatgtgctaaattataaattgtgttgtcccCTTCTCCTAACTTAAGCATAATCAACAATACGGAAGTAAACGAGATACTGTCTTTTGTTGTAAATGACCtgtaatacttattttttcaaaaatatcggAATTTTCGAAATCAACACggtatcaataattatttagtttatgtaaaacattaaatgaatCATTCACAATTCTCTAACTATTCACTCAGTTTCAGTTAACAAAACagcattttatatagaattaaagTATCTTTCAAACGAGGTATTACCAGACAATTCtttctgtttaattaaaaatagtgtcCATGTGGTACAGAGTAAtttgactaaaattaaattagattaataacattttacatagtttttatttgagGTTGTTGGTTATACCATTCAAAAGTTATAAGAGGGAGGACTTTTAACAACTTgacagtataaaatataattatttcatagtcttaatataatcaacacTGTATATaggtaaacatttttataatcttccGGTTTTGTtcctttttatataacatttacatatcaaatatatatgcaGTATATAAGTTATAAATCAGTTTGGTGGtggattattttgaatttatttgaacgGATTtacgtaaatattattttcataaattgaatataaacaatatatgtgtatttttttaaatttgctgtCGAAAATACATTTGTATATTGGTAAATAATCATTTCTTTTAGAAGCCCATTTATCAGGAATGAACTAAGAATTGTCTATCAAATTATCATTTGATAAATTGGTtgccaaaaatgtaaatttaaaattaagaaatttggtcacacaattttgtattgttttgCTGCTTATTGACGAAACtcagatttatttaacaaataatgatacaattgtattataaaattaaacaaaatatgttgTTAGTAGATTGCAATATAAATTGTGGGATGATTGTCTCATTTTCATACATTGTTTAAGTGTTTTTATCGAAACCAATTGATCATACACGACCAGAAGAAATCttggaacattttaattaaaggaagttttatttatcaatctGGTTTTCTTTTACAGCCTTTGCCGATGCAGGGTAATTGGCCATGGTGCTCGATGGATGATAGGGGTTCGGCGGACAATCGATATCGCTTCACTTTGACCTCGTTATTACACCCGCGGAGACGATGCATCGGTTTCGCACGTCGCCGTCTCGGCCGCGGGGGCCGTGTCATTCTGGACCGCGTGACCACCAGCCTGGATGACTACTGGCGCACCTTGGACTTCTCGATCCTCGAACCCGAGTCTAAGACGGTGGAGACGGCGGCGACAACGGAGGCGTCCTCCCGTACGACGGACATTGCCAACGCGTCGGTTGTTAACGCTTGGAACAGTAGTAGTGTGGGGCCAGTGAACAATATGCTACACCCTGTCGATGTGAAAAACGAGTTGCTTGTTAGTGCAGGCGCGAGTCGGACGAGTTTCGGTGACAATGGCGTCGCGAGTAGTGTATTCACGAAAGTGATAGAGCAGCAGCGGGACGAGGTGATGGCCCAAGCGGCCGATACTGGGCCCAAAAAGGCCGAAGCGACCATACACCAACACACCAAAGAAGAGCACGATGATATGGTAGATTTTCTACAATCTGTGCGGAAAGAATGGTATGGGGATTATTCCAGTATTACAATTTGAAGAAATGTGTCTTACTATTCTTAAATGTTATCTTTTTGTAATCTGGTTTTATAACGATTTGCTTTACATTGATTTTAACACACAAGAATCAgaactttattttagaaatatttgtaatattccaAGCCTTGAAGTCGATTTAtcgtaatttgaaatataagttttatttttatttatatttatataattttttatgaccaAACATTACTGTTAAAACTTtcgtattttctttaaatcgcAGGATcttgtttaattacaatattttaattgttacttCAATATCTGGTTAAATAAAGTACTGTCTTTTCCTATCAGATATATTCGTTTgtctttacaatttttattttttctctttgCTTACTTAATGTCTGAAGGAAGTGTATTTTAGAATGTAAATTATGGTTTCCTATCCATGTTGTCTCAATTTGAGACTTCAGGAACAAAgttgataataaaatgaacaaagaGAAGagatatatgtatgtattaatatataaaaatattcttctatACCCtgattttaccaaaaatgCAAGTGGTTAAGATATTCCTCCCCTTTTCTCTAAATATACTGATTGAAGTCATGTTTCAATAATTACTTGAATTTTTTCAGGAGGTAACAgagtttaattcaaatatatatatttcactaCTTTTTAAATGGTTCATTATCATTCATAACTTAgccgaaattttttaaccagatatgcACAAAAAACAaagtcgatttcttaaaaaaaattctaataaatgtcGAActgaaaacgaaataaaaaatattaaagtttgtaacaacCCTTACTCTACAAAAGTTTTCTCCATTGACCTACAAGCAAACTTGGGTCCGCCTTATCCAATTTCGTCACATTAGTTCCAACGTTCCTCCTTGCTGCTGTTCCCGGAGACGTAGGTCATTTTGTATTTCGGTTGAAACACCAAAAAactagataaaaattatttgggttacaataattgaaaatattaagaagtaaaCACTGCAGAAAAATTTGTAGAGtaaggtttgttacaaacttaacattttgtaactcgttttctgttggtctttcattagatttttttaagaaactgAGTTATACGTTTATatctgattaaaaaatttcagataagttatgaaacactctgtataataattttcaatatattttgtattccatttttaacaagagTTGTTGTATAATATGTATCAGCTAAAATATTATCCtgataatttcagaattttaaaatagtagtagtaatttataattatataaaagaacGTCTTAAAATATagtctatatatttttgtattttttgaatattctaaGTAAATTGCATATAATCTACTCGATGTCCGACTCTCActatttttgacatatttcaaatttcacaCTTTAATTCTGATTAAAGTaagtcttaaaaaaataaagcctTATTTATCTTCGCTTTGTTGTTTCTAATTAAGAATCGATTTATGAAGAAATAGTTATGAGAAAAACACGGAGATTTTCAtaaccaaattatttaatcaatttcagaaaattttactttatgtcaattaattttatttcttctcaaactcaactaattttaattaagaataagaataattaatttagaattttaattaagaatgttTAATTTGTCACTCAGTATTACAAATACCCTTGATGGACATAGGTtttgttataaacaatttaactaaatttttcaagCAATTGGAGcaatgaaaaatgtataagttttgtagaaatgtatttttaattttgtaagttgattttaaaataatcgattGCTAGATTTACCAGCGATCCTATACGTATAATATCTATCTAATAAATGTTGAGACCCAGTGGGTTAGGCTTACATTGGACATTTAAGAGTGGGTGTCCTAAATAATTAAGCAATACTTTGTAACAATGTACCAATATCGGAATCGATGTcttcattttaatgtatacacataaataaataaaattaacaaattaattgaagatattggatgtattataaatattaatttgcattCATAATTTCGTTTTGGCATCACAAagcatgaaaattttaaatttgctcaGTGTATTGgcattgttttcaataaatattttaggttaCATTTTCGACCGAAAACACCGCCGCCCGAAGACGAGGAATCCATGCCGACGTGGGGGGTCAGCGTCGACAATACTTCCGACCTCATGGCCTGTCACCCCTTCACCATGGAGATCCAGTCGTTGGTGGATGAGAGCGAAGCACCCAGCGCATTGGTCGACACATCCACCTTCCTCACAGATCCTTACCTGTTAGAGACCGCCAACCTCGACATGGAGGTGCCCATCACGGACACGAGGCAGGCACAGCAACAATCGGATAGTTGCTCGTTGACGTCTTTCAACTCCGgttcgtcgtcgtcgtcctCCAGTAGTTCGACGCCGCCCTCAGGTTCGACGCCGTCCTCCGTTTACAGTTTGACCCCCACGCCCAGTGCGACCTCCATCACCAGTACGACCTCCATAAACGGTTTGGTGGCCGAAACGGAATTGCTGCTTGAACGCATGTCGACCGCCGGCTGCTCCACGTTTACGTTAAAAGAATACGGCAACAATGCCACATCCAGACTGAACGTGATGCCACTGCTGGGGAACGGTCTAATCACAGCGGCCAATTCGGTCGTGTTACCGCCGTTAATTTCGCAAAACAAGACGTTGTCCAGTGGTAGTCCGAACAAAAACAATCACGGAGGGGCGACCGGCAATTCCCCGCAACAGGGAACGACGGACATTGGTCATACCGTGAGCAGGATCATCGTACCCGAATTGACGCCTAACACCAACGGCCTCGTTCCACATTTTGGTAGCTTCGACGGTGAGTTGATGGGTTTTGTTTGTGGAAGATCAGTTTGTTtgcttaaaagaaaaataatacatgacttttacaaatatatggTGTCCTTAAGTCACATCATAaagttttccttttttatgtAACAAGACTTGGTTTGACAAAAGAAGAGTGACTTATCAATATTTGCATGTAGATTTAAATGGAATACCCTTTTCTTTTTCGCCTGGGAGACTATTCTCCTCTTTCTTAGTCaattattttgtgtaatttttcgTCTCACGTGTGAAATGATctattgtttcattttctgtTATGAAAAATTCTATTTCGGTGAAATATGGCCACACACGGTTGAAACAACTTCacaagatatttttgtttaattgtgaACAAACACGGCACCATGTTACTTACAGTAGATCCGTCAATATTCGATATACAACACTTTTTGAAATGCCTACCATTTCAGTTAGGTTACATACTTTCAGTGAgcacttaatttatatcattttgtgAATTCTCTACTCTGGTCTTCTTCGCAGCTCTTACAGCCTCCACAACATATTACTGTTATAAATGAAGAAGCAGTCTCCCTTGGATTAAAATCCAATTCGTGTTTGGTATTGGTTGAACTGAGACCTTTCAAATGAAAGTATTGAACCAAGTTTTCcatgtttacaaaatttttcgaGAACGTTCACTATTGATGGCTGCCAAATAAATACTATCATGTATAATGTATCGTCTTCTaagttaaaacttttttaaggtTAATAGTTTCCCCCGTATACtactttttaatgaatttgataaaaaaaattgaaaaaggaAGTGTCTGTATGAACACTCCTGAACGTTTTTGATAACTTTGTTAAACGAATTATCGCAAATTATGGCTTCGAATTAAGGACaccttgtttttgttttaagcattcttttaatttattgagatatatttattaagaagtcTCACACAACTTGTTGTCTAAAACTACTAACCAAGTGATTTTGTTTCAGTGAGTGCTGCAAGtagaacaaataataaacataaattatacgcTTATTCTGGCGCAATGGGGTACTCGAACGCCTCCGGACCGGGAACGTTCAGTCTTCATACGACAGCACATACCCTTACGCTTAATAGTCATAGGTAAGTAAGTGATGAGTCTTCTGACACCTTTTATGCCCTGTTTCATTACATACGTCAATAACTATATGATTTCATTGTATATTATCTAATATGCTTATTATGTCACTGACTACATGCTACTTGTTAAAGAactattgataaataaaacagtaactTT from Aethina tumida isolate Nest 87 chromosome 1, icAetTumi1.1, whole genome shotgun sequence includes:
- the LOC109598087 gene encoding enhancer of polycomb homolog 1, which encodes MSKLSFRARALDAGKPMPIYMAEELPDLPDFSAINRAVPQMPSGMQKEEESEHHLQRAICAGLIIPTPEVCDMPHKEFYDKVYPANYKQPRQLIHMQPFTMEQDIPDYDMDSEDERWLQSQTQRLDLSALKFEEMMDRLEKSSGQTVVTLNEAKALLKEDDDLIIAVFDYWLNKRLKTQHPLILTVKTEHRAGTAANNPYLAFRRRTEKMQTRKNRKNDEASYEKMLKLRRDLYRAVTLLELVKRREKIKREYVHLTVEVFEKRYQAKDFNGAIMAEASAIKSSRPAFTPIFHNHYTNQASWSTKAVLKDEVIPRREKRPYKKRTKHKSLSQQMGGTMGAGAIDAVNAMSSDEDALMSQLSPENEETEEDGPYVFKRNKLCSYHMPLPMQGNWPWCSMDDRGSADNRYRFTLTSLLHPRRRCIGFARRRLGRGGRVILDRVTTSLDDYWRTLDFSILEPESKTVETAATTEASSRTTDIANASVVNAWNSSSVGPVNNMLHPVDVKNELLVSAGASRTSFGDNGVASSVFTKVIEQQRDEVMAQAADTGPKKAEATIHQHTKEEHDDMVDFLQSVRKEWLHFRPKTPPPEDEESMPTWGVSVDNTSDLMACHPFTMEIQSLVDESEAPSALVDTSTFLTDPYLLETANLDMEVPITDTRQAQQQSDSCSLTSFNSGSSSSSSSSSTPPSGSTPSSVYSLTPTPSATSITSTTSINGLVAETELLLERMSTAGCSTFTLKEYGNNATSRLNVMPLLGNGLITAANSVVLPPLISQNKTLSSGSPNKNNHGGATGNSPQQGTTDIGHTVSRIIVPELTPNTNGLVPHFGSFDVSAASRTNNKHKLYAYSGAMGYSNASGPGTFSLHTTAHTLTLNSHSANLLEIPMTADEADSMTDAKLEAAGTATATAASAGANANTSKTIVRKNNLIMEVT